One Fusobacterium ulcerans DNA segment encodes these proteins:
- a CDS encoding 2-hydroxyacid dehydrogenase, with the protein MKILFYDTKSYDKEFFNRYNKDYGFDIKYLAGKLTEESADLAKGYDVVSIFVNDTVDKKVVDILVECGVKLIAMRCAGYNNVSLKDIDGRIKIVRVPAYSPYSIAEYTMGMIMTLNRKIHKAYIRTREGNFSITGLMGYDLHEKTAGIIGAGKIAQILIKILKGFGMRVIAYDPYPDYEKAKELGFEFTDLDTLYEESDIISLNCPLTKETRYMINRNSMNKMKDGVMIVNTGRGMLIDTVDLIEALKDKKIGAAALDVYEEEADYFFEDHSNMVIEDDILGRLLSFNNVLVTSHQAFFTKEAVEEITRVTMENIKRFQDGKPLENEVNYIGK; encoded by the coding sequence ATGAAAATCTTATTTTATGATACAAAATCTTATGATAAAGAGTTCTTTAATAGATATAATAAAGATTATGGATTTGATATAAAATATCTGGCAGGGAAACTTACAGAGGAAAGTGCTGATTTGGCAAAAGGATATGATGTTGTATCGATTTTTGTAAATGATACGGTTGATAAGAAAGTAGTAGATATTCTTGTAGAATGTGGAGTAAAACTGATAGCTATGAGATGTGCAGGATACAATAATGTATCTTTGAAGGATATAGATGGAAGAATAAAAATAGTGAGAGTTCCAGCTTATTCTCCATATTCCATTGCTGAATATACTATGGGAATGATAATGACATTAAACAGAAAAATACATAAAGCGTATATTCGTACTAGAGAGGGGAATTTTTCTATAACAGGGCTTATGGGATATGATCTGCATGAAAAGACAGCAGGAATAATAGGAGCTGGAAAAATTGCACAGATATTAATTAAGATATTGAAGGGATTTGGAATGAGAGTTATAGCATATGATCCATATCCAGATTATGAAAAGGCAAAAGAATTAGGATTTGAATTTACTGATTTAGATACTCTATATGAAGAATCAGATATAATATCATTAAATTGTCCTCTAACTAAGGAAACTAGATATATGATTAACAGAAACTCTATGAATAAGATGAAAGATGGAGTTATGATAGTAAATACTGGAAGGGGAATGCTAATTGATACAGTGGATTTGATAGAAGCTTTAAAAGATAAAAAGATAGGAGCAGCAGCATTAGATGTGTATGAAGAAGAGGCAGATTACTTCTTTGAAGATCATTCAAATATGGTGATAGAAGATGATATTCTTGGAAGACTTCTTTCATTTAATAATGTACTTGTAACATCACACCAAGCATTCTTTACAAAAGAAGCTGTAGAAGAGATAACTAGAGTAACTATGGAAAATATAAAAAGATTTCAAGATGGAAAACCTTTAGAAAATGAAGTAAATTATATAGGAAAATAA
- a CDS encoding YcxB family protein → MDNKILFKTDDISSELEWNFYEALWENENFFYIIHSKEMYTLIPKRAFNDINEITEFRELFMKYNDKKIYKKFK, encoded by the coding sequence ATTGATAATAAAATACTATTCAAAACTGATGATATAAGCTCTGAATTAGAATGGAATTTTTATGAAGCATTATGGGAAAATGAAAATTTTTTCTATATAATTCATTCAAAAGAGATGTATACTTTGATTCCTAAGAGAGCCTTTAATGATATAAATGAAATAACAGAATTCAGAGAATTATTTATGAAATATAATGACAAAAAAATATACAAAAAATTTAAATAA
- a CDS encoding adenylate kinase: MNIMLFGAPGAGKGTQAKFLIEKYGIPQISTGDILRAAIKEGTAMGLEAKKFMDDGKLVPDSTIIGIIKDRLSEDDCKKGFILDGFPRTLAQAEALEVLMKEMNIKLDKVISLNVPDELILGRIVGRKVCPVCGASFHVEFNPPKVEGKCDLCGADLITRKDDNAETVTKRLTEYHSQTAPLFDFYQSRGVLVDIDGTKKMEDITKEIFDILG; encoded by the coding sequence ATGAATATTATGTTATTTGGAGCACCAGGTGCAGGAAAAGGAACACAGGCTAAGTTCCTTATTGAAAAATATGGAATCCCTCAAATTTCTACTGGAGATATCTTGAGAGCGGCTATAAAAGAAGGAACTGCTATGGGACTTGAAGCAAAAAAATTCATGGATGATGGGAAACTAGTTCCAGATTCTACAATCATTGGTATTATTAAAGACAGATTATCAGAAGATGACTGTAAAAAAGGATTTATACTTGATGGATTCCCAAGAACTCTAGCTCAAGCTGAAGCTTTGGAAGTTTTAATGAAAGAAATGAATATAAAATTAGATAAAGTTATTTCTTTAAATGTACCAGATGAGCTTATACTTGGAAGAATTGTTGGAAGAAAAGTATGTCCAGTATGTGGAGCTTCATTCCATGTTGAATTCAATCCGCCAAAAGTAGAAGGAAAATGTGATCTTTGCGGTGCAGATTTAATTACAAGAAAAGATGATAATGCAGAAACTGTAACAAAAAGATTGACTGAATATCACTCTCAAACAGCTCCATTATTTGACTTCTATCAATCAAGAGGAGTGCTTGTTGATATAGATGGAACTAAAAAAATGGAAGATATAACAAAAGAGATATTTGATATTCTAGGATAG
- the map gene encoding type I methionyl aminopeptidase: MSLIKSLDDIEQIKKSNQIIARLYRDVLPKYIKAGISTREINEIVEDYIRSQGARPACIGVEGLYTPFPAGTCISVNEEVVHGIPGDRILQEGDIVSIDTVTELNGFYGDSAITFPVGEIDEESKKLLEITEKSREIGIEMAVAGNRIGDIGHAVQSYVEKNGFTVVKDFAGHGVGHAMHEDPIVANFGRKGRGIKIENGMVLAIEPMVNVGTYKINVKEDGWTIVTKDGKRSAHFEHSVAIVDGKPIILSELD, translated from the coding sequence ATGTCACTTATAAAAAGTTTAGATGATATAGAGCAGATAAAAAAATCTAATCAGATCATAGCAAGACTGTATAGAGATGTTCTGCCAAAATATATCAAAGCAGGTATATCTACTAGAGAAATAAATGAAATAGTAGAAGATTACATAAGATCGCAAGGAGCCAGACCTGCATGTATTGGAGTAGAAGGGTTATATACTCCATTTCCAGCAGGGACTTGTATCTCTGTCAATGAAGAGGTTGTTCATGGAATACCGGGAGATAGAATTCTTCAAGAAGGAGATATAGTAAGCATAGACACAGTTACCGAACTAAATGGATTTTATGGAGATTCAGCAATAACATTTCCAGTAGGAGAAATAGATGAAGAGTCTAAAAAACTTTTGGAAATTACAGAAAAATCAAGAGAAATTGGGATCGAAATGGCTGTAGCTGGTAATAGAATAGGAGATATCGGACATGCTGTTCAGAGTTATGTGGAGAAAAATGGATTCACAGTGGTGAAGGATTTTGCTGGACATGGAGTAGGACATGCTATGCACGAAGATCCAATAGTGGCTAACTTTGGAAGAAAAGGTAGAGGAATCAAAATTGAGAATGGAATGGTTCTTGCAATAGAGCCAATGGTTAATGTGGGTACATACAAAATCAATGTAAAAGAGGATGGATGGACAATAGTAACTAAAGATGGAAAAAGGTCTGCGCATTTCGAACACTCAGTAGCAATCGTTGATGGAAAACCGATTATATTAAGCGAGCTGGATTAA
- the infA gene encoding translation initiation factor IF-1: MSKKDVIELEGTILEALPNAMFKVELENGHTILGHISGKMRMNYIKILPGDGVTVQISPYDLSRGRIVYRKKN, translated from the coding sequence ATGTCGAAAAAAGATGTTATCGAATTAGAAGGTACTATTTTAGAGGCCCTTCCAAATGCAATGTTTAAAGTTGAATTAGAAAATGGGCATACTATTTTAGGCCACATTTCTGGTAAGATGAGAATGAACTATATCAAAATTTTACCTGGAGATGGAGTAACTGTACAAATCTCTCCTTATGACTTGTCTAGGGGTAGAATCGTATACAGGAAAAAAAATTAA
- the rpmJ gene encoding 50S ribosomal protein L36 has product MKVRVSVKPICDKCKVIKRHGKVRVICDNPKHKQVQG; this is encoded by the coding sequence ATGAAAGTAAGAGTATCAGTTAAACCTATTTGTGACAAGTGCAAAGTTATCAAAAGACATGGAAAAGTAAGAGTGATTTGTGACAATCCTAAACACAAACAAGTTCAAGGGTAA
- the rpsM gene encoding 30S ribosomal protein S13 → MARIAGVDIPRNKRVEIALTYIYGIGKPTSQRVLTEAGVNFDTRVKDLTEEEVNKIRAIVETVKVEGDLRKDVRLSIKRLMDIKCYRGLRHKMNLPVRGQSSKTNARTVKGPKKPIKR, encoded by the coding sequence TTGGCTAGAATAGCAGGAGTAGATATCCCAAGAAATAAGAGAGTTGAGATAGCTCTAACTTACATTTATGGAATTGGAAAACCAACTTCACAAAGAGTATTGACTGAAGCTGGAGTTAACTTTGACACAAGAGTTAAAGATTTAACTGAAGAAGAAGTAAATAAGATCAGAGCCATTGTAGAAACTGTTAAGGTAGAGGGAGATCTTAGAAAAGACGTAAGACTTTCTATTAAAAGACTTATGGATATCAAATGTTACAGAGGATTAAGACACAAAATGAATCTACCTGTAAGAGGACAAAGTTCAAAAACTAATGCAAGAACTGTTAAAGGTCCTAAAAAACCAATCAAAAGATAA
- the rpsK gene encoding 30S ribosomal protein S11 gives MAKKKVAKIKKKLKNIPNGVAHIHSTFNNTIVAITDAEGKVVSWRSGGTSGFKGTKKGTPFAAQIAAEQAANIAMENGMKKVEVKVKGPGSGREACIRSLQAAGLEVTKITDVTPVPHNGCRPPKRRRV, from the coding sequence TTGGCTAAAAAGAAAGTAGCTAAGATTAAAAAGAAATTGAAAAATATTCCTAACGGAGTTGCCCATATACATTCAACTTTTAACAACACAATAGTTGCTATTACTGACGCAGAAGGTAAAGTTGTAAGTTGGAGATCAGGAGGAACTTCTGGTTTCAAAGGTACTAAGAAAGGAACTCCATTTGCAGCTCAAATTGCAGCTGAACAAGCAGCAAATATAGCTATGGAAAATGGAATGAAAAAAGTAGAAGTTAAAGTGAAAGGTCCAGGTTCTGGAAGAGAAGCTTGTATCAGATCTTTACAAGCAGCTGGTTTAGAAGTAACAAAAATTACTGATGTTACTCCAGTTCCACACAATGGTTGTAGACCACCAAAAAGAAGAAGAGTGTAG
- the rpsD gene encoding 30S ribosomal protein S4, whose translation MARNRQPVLKKCRALGIDPVVLGVNKSSKRGPRPNANKKPTEYAIQLREKQKAKFIYNVMEKQFRKIYEEAARKLGVTGLTLIEYLERRLENVVYRLGFAKTRRQARQVVSHGHVAVNGRRVNIASYRVKVGDVVSVIENSKNLDIIKTAVEDSRVPAWLELDKAAFSGKVIQNPTKDDLDFDLNESLIVEFYSR comes from the coding sequence ATGGCAAGAAATAGACAGCCTGTATTGAAGAAATGTAGAGCTCTAGGAATTGATCCAGTAGTTTTAGGAGTTAATAAATCTTCTAAAAGAGGGCCAAGACCAAACGCTAACAAAAAACCTACAGAGTACGCAATTCAATTAAGAGAAAAACAAAAAGCTAAATTTATATATAACGTAATGGAAAAACAATTTAGAAAAATATACGAGGAAGCAGCTAGAAAACTTGGAGTTACTGGTTTGACTTTAATCGAATATTTAGAGAGAAGACTTGAAAATGTAGTTTACAGACTTGGTTTTGCTAAAACTAGAAGACAAGCTAGACAAGTTGTGTCTCATGGACATGTAGCTGTAAACGGAAGAAGAGTTAACATTGCTTCTTACAGAGTAAAAGTAGGAGATGTTGTATCTGTTATAGAAAATTCTAAAAACTTAGACATCATCAAAACTGCTGTTGAAGATTCAAGAGTTCCAGCTTGGCTAGAACTTGATAAAGCAGCATTCTCTGGTAAAGTTATTCAAAATCCAACTAAAGATGATTTAGATTTCGATCTAAACGAATCATTAATAGTTGAATTCTACTCTAGATAA
- a CDS encoding DNA-directed RNA polymerase subunit alpha translates to MLKIEKHARGINITEVKESEFKGQYIVEPLYRGYGHTVGNALRRVLLSSIPGAAIKGVRIDGVLSEFSVMDGIKEAVTEIILNIKEIVVKAESTGERKMTLSVKGPKIVTAADIIPDVGIEIVNPEQVICTITTDRELDMEFLVDTGEGFVVSEEIERKDWAVDYIAVDAIYTPIRKVSYSVQDTMVGRMTDFDKLTLDIETDGSIEIRDALSYAVELLKLHFDPFLELGNKMENLRVEAEEEEENPVSHAKDDNILNTKIEELDLTVRSFNCLKKAGIEEVSQLAKLSLNELLKIKNLGRKSLDEILEKMKELGYDLSQNGSPE, encoded by the coding sequence ATGTTAAAAATTGAAAAACATGCAAGGGGTATTAATATTACCGAAGTAAAAGAGAGTGAATTTAAAGGACAATATATTGTTGAACCTTTATATAGAGGCTATGGGCATACTGTTGGTAATGCTTTGAGAAGAGTTTTACTTTCTTCTATCCCAGGAGCTGCTATTAAAGGAGTAAGAATTGATGGTGTTTTAAGCGAATTTTCTGTTATGGATGGAATAAAAGAAGCTGTAACTGAAATAATCCTTAATATCAAGGAAATCGTTGTTAAAGCCGAGAGTACTGGAGAGAGAAAAATGACTCTTTCTGTTAAAGGACCAAAAATAGTAACAGCCGCTGATATAATACCTGATGTAGGAATAGAAATAGTAAATCCTGAGCAAGTTATTTGTACAATAACTACAGATAGAGAACTTGACATGGAATTTTTAGTTGATACTGGAGAAGGATTTGTAGTATCAGAAGAAATAGAAAGAAAAGATTGGGCTGTAGATTATATAGCAGTTGATGCTATATATACTCCAATTAGAAAAGTTTCTTACAGTGTACAAGATACAATGGTAGGAAGAATGACTGATTTTGATAAACTTACTTTAGACATTGAAACTGATGGAAGTATTGAAATCAGAGATGCACTATCTTATGCAGTAGAATTATTAAAATTACATTTTGATCCATTCTTAGAATTAGGAAACAAAATGGAAAATCTAAGAGTAGAAGCTGAAGAGGAAGAAGAAAATCCTGTAAGCCATGCAAAAGATGACAATATTCTTAATACAAAGATAGAAGAACTTGATTTAACAGTTAGATCTTTCAACTGTTTAAAGAAAGCTGGAATAGAGGAAGTTAGTCAGTTGGCTAAATTGTCACTTAACGAACTTCTAAAAATTAAAAATCTGGGAAGAAAATCTTTAGATGAGATCCTAGAAAAAATGAAAGAATTAGGATATGATCTATCTCAGAATGGATCTCCTGAGTAA
- the rplQ gene encoding 50S ribosomal protein L17: protein MNHNKSYRKLGRRADHRKAMLKNLTISLLSAEKIETTVTRAKELRKFAERMITFGKKNTLASRRNAFAFLRNEEVVAKIFNELAPKYAERNGGYTRIIKTSVRKGDSAEMAIIELV from the coding sequence ATGAATCACAATAAGTCATATAGAAAGTTAGGAAGAAGAGCTGACCACAGAAAAGCTATGCTAAAAAACTTAACTATATCTTTACTAAGTGCTGAAAAGATAGAAACTACTGTTACTAGAGCGAAAGAATTAAGAAAATTTGCTGAAAGAATGATAACTTTTGGTAAGAAAAATACTTTAGCTTCTAGAAGAAACGCTTTTGCTTTCCTAAGAAATGAAGAAGTTGTTGCTAAAATATTCAATGAACTAGCTCCAAAATATGCTGAGAGAAATGGTGGATACACTAGAATTATCAAAACATCTGTTAGAAAAGGTGACTCAGCTGAAATGGCTATAATTGAATTAGTTTAA
- a CDS encoding cold-shock protein, translating to MLKGTVKWFNKEKGFGFLTSEDGADYFVHFTGIVGEGFRTLEEGQEVTFEVSEGKKGPMAVEVSAK from the coding sequence ATGCTAAAAGGTACAGTTAAATGGTTTAACAAAGAAAAAGGATTTGGATTTTTGACAAGTGAAGATGGAGCAGATTACTTTGTACACTTCACAGGAATCGTTGGAGAAGGGTTCAGAACTTTAGAAGAAGGTCAAGAAGTAACTTTTGAAGTATCAGAAGGGAAAAAAGGACCTATGGCAGTAGAGGTTTCTGCTAAATAG
- the pncA gene encoding bifunctional nicotinamidase/pyrazinamidase, translating to MWGETMKALILVDIQKDFCKNGALEVKNGDMVVPVANKLIDVFKEKGDMIIGTKDWHPASHKSFAVNSNGKIGEIGKLNGLPQVWWPVHCVQNKNGSKFHVELRPIESIIYKGENPEVDSYSAFFDNGKKYKTSLDELLKKNNIDTLYIMGLATDYCVKFTVLDALELGYKVYLIEDGCRGVNIFPDDSEKAVNEMKDRGAVIISSKTV from the coding sequence ATGTGGGGTGAGACAATGAAAGCTTTAATTTTAGTAGATATACAAAAAGATTTTTGTAAAAATGGAGCCTTAGAAGTAAAAAATGGGGATATGGTAGTTCCTGTTGCAAATAAACTGATAGATGTTTTTAAAGAAAAAGGAGACATGATCATAGGAACAAAAGACTGGCATCCTGCTTCTCACAAAAGTTTTGCTGTAAACTCAAATGGAAAAATAGGTGAAATTGGTAAATTGAATGGACTTCCTCAAGTATGGTGGCCTGTTCATTGTGTTCAAAATAAAAATGGCTCTAAATTCCATGTAGAGCTTCGCCCAATAGAAAGTATAATATATAAAGGAGAAAATCCTGAAGTTGATTCATACAGTGCTTTTTTCGATAATGGTAAAAAATATAAAACATCTCTTGATGAGTTATTGAAAAAAAACAATATAGATACTCTATATATAATGGGACTTGCTACTGATTATTGTGTAAAATTTACTGTACTAGATGCTCTTGAACTAGGATATAAAGTATATTTAATAGAAGATGGATGCAGAGGAGTAAACATATTTCCTGATGATTCTGAAAAAGCTGTAAACGAGATGAAAGATAGAGGTGCTGTTATAATTAGCAGTAAAACTGTATGA
- the rpsB gene encoding 30S ribosomal protein S2, protein MAVITMKQLLEAGVHFGHQAKRWNPKMAKYIFTERNGIHVIDLHKSLKKIEEAYAVIREIAENGGKVLFVGTKKQAQEAVKEQAERSGMYYVNNRWLGGMLTNFATIKTRIERLKELEKMEADGTLDTAYTKKEAANFRKELVKLSKNLSGIKDMKDVPQAIFIVDCKKETLAIVEAANLGIPVFAMIDTNVDPDLVTYPIPANDDAIRSVKLISSVIANAIIEGNQGKEVKEVASEEINVEEGSAE, encoded by the coding sequence ATGGCAGTAATAACAATGAAACAATTATTAGAAGCTGGAGTTCACTTCGGACACCAAGCAAAAAGATGGAATCCAAAAATGGCTAAATACATCTTCACTGAAAGAAATGGGATCCATGTAATCGATTTACACAAATCTTTAAAGAAAATTGAGGAAGCTTATGCAGTTATCAGAGAAATCGCTGAAAACGGTGGAAAAGTTCTATTTGTAGGAACTAAAAAACAAGCTCAAGAAGCTGTAAAAGAACAAGCTGAAAGATCTGGAATGTACTATGTAAACAACAGATGGCTTGGTGGAATGTTAACTAACTTCGCTACTATCAAAACAAGAATCGAAAGATTAAAAGAATTAGAAAAAATGGAAGCAGATGGAACTTTAGATACTGCTTACACTAAAAAAGAAGCAGCTAATTTCAGAAAAGAATTAGTAAAACTTTCTAAAAACCTTTCTGGAATCAAAGATATGAAAGATGTTCCACAAGCTATATTCATCGTGGACTGTAAAAAAGAAACTTTAGCAATCGTTGAAGCAGCTAACTTAGGAATTCCTGTATTCGCTATGATCGATACAAACGTAGATCCTGATTTAGTAACTTATCCAATCCCAGCTAACGATGACGCTATAAGATCAGTAAAACTTATCTCTTCAGTTATTGCTAACGCAATTATCGAAGGAAATCAAGGTAAAGAAGTTAAAGAAGTAGCTTCTGAAGAAATCAATGTAGAAGAAGGATCAGCTGAGTAA
- the tsf gene encoding translation elongation factor Ts encodes MAEITASLVKELRERTGAGMMDCKKALMEMNGDMDKAIDYLREKGIAKAVKKAGRIAAEGLVFDGVSADHKMAVLIEFNSETDFVAKNVEFKEFGKRLTQIAIDNRATTVDALNAAEFAPGKTVAVAVTDLIAKIGENMNIRRIHETIAKDGFVATYSHLGGKLGVIVEMTGEPTEENLTKAKDIAMHAAAMDPKYLDSSEVTTTDLEHEKEIARKQLEAEGKPAQIIEKILVGKMNKFYEENCLVDQIYVRAENKETVAKFAAPLKVVSFARYKVGDGIEKKEEDFAAEVAAQIKG; translated from the coding sequence ATGGCAGAAATAACAGCTAGCTTAGTTAAAGAACTAAGAGAGAGAACTGGTGCTGGAATGATGGATTGTAAGAAAGCACTAATGGAAATGAATGGGGATATGGATAAAGCCATAGACTATTTAAGAGAAAAAGGAATTGCGAAAGCAGTTAAAAAAGCAGGAAGAATTGCAGCAGAAGGATTAGTATTTGATGGTGTATCAGCTGACCACAAAATGGCAGTATTAATTGAATTCAACTCTGAAACTGACTTCGTTGCTAAAAACGTTGAATTTAAAGAATTTGGTAAAAGATTAACTCAAATAGCTATAGATAATAGAGCAACTACTGTAGATGCTTTAAATGCAGCTGAATTTGCACCAGGAAAAACTGTTGCTGTAGCAGTAACTGATTTAATTGCTAAAATCGGAGAAAACATGAACATCAGAAGAATTCACGAAACTATCGCTAAAGATGGATTCGTTGCAACATACAGCCACCTAGGAGGAAAACTAGGAGTTATTGTTGAAATGACTGGTGAGCCTACTGAAGAAAACCTAACTAAAGCTAAGGATATAGCTATGCATGCAGCAGCTATGGACCCTAAATATTTAGATTCATCTGAAGTTACAACTACAGATTTAGAGCATGAAAAAGAAATTGCTAGAAAACAATTAGAAGCTGAAGGAAAACCAGCTCAAATCATAGAAAAAATATTAGTTGGAAAAATGAATAAATTCTATGAAGAAAACTGTTTAGTAGATCAAATCTATGTAAGAGCAGAAAATAAAGAAACTGTTGCTAAATTTGCAGCACCTCTTAAAGTTGTATCTTTTGCTAGATATAAAGTTGGAGATGGAATCGAGAAAAAAGAAGAAGATTTCGCAGCAGAAGTTGCAGCTCAAATCAAAGGATAA
- the pyrH gene encoding UMP kinase, giving the protein MEKPFYKRVLLKLSGEALMGDQEFGISSDVINSYAKQIKEIVDLGVEVSIVIGGGNIFRGISGATQGVDRVTGDHMGMLATVINSLALQNAIEKLGVPTRVQTAIEMPKIAEPFIKRKAQRHLEKGRVVIFGAGTGNPYFTTDTAAALRAIEMNTEAVLKATKVDGIYDKDPVKYADAVKYDVVTYTEVLNKDLKVMDATAISLCRENKLPIVVFNSLEEGNIKKVIMGEKIGTVVVTD; this is encoded by the coding sequence ATGGAGAAGCCTTTTTATAAGAGAGTTTTGTTAAAACTTAGTGGAGAAGCTCTAATGGGAGATCAAGAATTTGGAATATCTTCAGATGTAATAAATTCATATGCAAAACAAATAAAAGAAATTGTTGATCTTGGGGTAGAAGTTTCAATAGTTATTGGTGGAGGAAACATATTCAGAGGAATATCAGGGGCTACTCAGGGAGTAGACAGGGTTACTGGGGATCATATGGGTATGCTTGCTACAGTTATAAACTCACTCGCTTTACAAAATGCAATAGAGAAGCTTGGAGTACCTACAAGAGTACAAACAGCCATAGAGATGCCTAAAATCGCTGAACCTTTCATCAAAAGAAAAGCTCAAAGACACCTGGAAAAAGGAAGAGTTGTAATATTTGGAGCAGGAACAGGAAATCCTTATTTTACAACTGATACAGCAGCAGCTTTGAGAGCTATAGAGATGAATACTGAAGCAGTTTTGAAAGCTACAAAAGTTGATGGTATTTATGATAAAGATCCTGTAAAATATGCAGATGCAGTTAAATATGACGTTGTAACTTATACAGAAGTTTTAAACAAAGACTTAAAGGTAATGGATGCTACAGCTATTTCTCTTTGCAGAGAAAATAAATTACCAATTGTTGTTTTTAATTCTCTTGAAGAAGGGAATATAAAGAAAGTTATAATGGGAGAAAAAATAGGAACAGTCGTAGTGACTGATTAA
- the frr gene encoding ribosome recycling factor produces the protein MTGQDVVKSCNEKMGKAIEATKHKFTSIRAGRASVSMLDSVKVEQYGSDMPLNQVGSVSAPEARLLVIDPWDKSLISKIEKAIMAANLGLTPNNDGKVIRLVMPELTAERRKEYVKMAKTEAENGKVAVRNIRKDGNNDLKKLSKDKESPISEDEVKTLEAEIQKLTDAHIKAIDDLFAKKEKEITTV, from the coding sequence ATGACAGGACAAGATGTAGTTAAATCGTGTAATGAAAAAATGGGAAAAGCAATAGAAGCAACAAAACATAAATTCACTTCTATTAGAGCTGGAAGAGCTAGTGTTTCTATGCTTGATAGTGTAAAAGTTGAACAATATGGATCTGATATGCCTTTAAATCAAGTTGGATCAGTTTCTGCTCCAGAAGCTAGATTACTAGTTATTGATCCATGGGATAAATCTCTTATCTCTAAAATAGAAAAAGCTATTATGGCTGCAAATCTAGGGCTTACACCAAACAATGATGGTAAAGTTATCAGACTTGTAATGCCTGAACTTACTGCTGAAAGAAGAAAAGAATATGTTAAAATGGCTAAAACAGAAGCTGAAAATGGAAAAGTAGCAGTAAGAAATATCAGAAAAGATGGAAATAATGATCTTAAAAAACTTTCTAAAGATAAAGAAAGTCCAATTTCTGAAGATGAAGTAAAAACTTTAGAAGCTGAAATTCAAAAATTAACTGATGCTCATATAAAAGCTATAGACGATCTTTTTGCTAAAAAAGAAAAAGAAATTACAACTGTTTAA
- a CDS encoding isoprenyl transferase, whose protein sequence is MESKIPNHIAIIMDGNGRWAEKRGLPRTLGHKEGANALRKIITYAGKIGVKYLTVYAFSTENWKRSKDEVDALMFLFKTYLKNEEKSIMKNNVRFLVSGRKDDVSPSLLKAIKKLEDKSKNNTGLTLNIAFNYGGRAEIVDAVNSILKSGIDNLAEEDFSKYLYNNIPDPELLVRTSGELRISNFLLWQIAYSEIYITDALWPDFDEKELDKAIESYNGRDRRFGGVKNA, encoded by the coding sequence GTGGAGTCAAAAATTCCAAATCATATAGCAATAATCATGGATGGAAATGGTAGATGGGCAGAGAAAAGAGGACTGCCTAGAACACTAGGACATAAAGAAGGCGCTAATGCATTGAGGAAGATAATAACTTATGCAGGAAAGATTGGAGTTAAGTATCTTACTGTTTATGCTTTTTCGACTGAAAACTGGAAGAGAAGCAAAGATGAAGTTGATGCTTTGATGTTTCTCTTTAAAACATATTTGAAAAATGAAGAAAAAAGTATAATGAAGAATAATGTGAGATTTTTGGTATCTGGAAGAAAAGATGATGTGAGCCCTTCACTTCTGAAAGCTATAAAAAAGCTTGAAGATAAAAGCAAAAATAATACAGGTCTTACATTGAATATAGCATTTAATTATGGAGGCAGGGCTGAGATAGTAGATGCTGTAAATTCTATTCTTAAGTCAGGGATAGATAATTTAGCTGAAGAAGATTTTTCAAAATATTTGTATAATAACATACCAGATCCCGAATTATTAGTAAGGACAAGTGGAGAATTAAGAATATCAAACTTTTTATTGTGGCAGATAGCATATTCAGAAATATATATTACTGATGCTCTATGGCCAGATTTTGATGAGAAAGAGTTAGATAAAGCTATAGAGAGTTATAATGGAAGAGACAGAAGATTTGGAGGAGTAAAAAATGCTTAG